The Camelina sativa cultivar DH55 chromosome 14, Cs, whole genome shotgun sequence genome includes a window with the following:
- the LOC104741377 gene encoding transcription initiation factor TFIID subunit 4-like isoform X1, protein MDLSIVKLLEEDDKGDSKHSEDDINLFQEALIRDIEGIHQPQCTKLPKMSSQQAHGVKHGLTPARVSDLLRILADLNKDRKSHFQNLYCKLKRKEITTDRLIRHLKVAVGDQMIRSVISKLHQLQPGNMGIKRRNHDKVSKPAEISAQESAPSEVQFNQPPSTVSGTLSSSATEQGLNKHPEQYMQTHSSSSHKDTNSGSLNSYPGTNFSSPPGSMPRARLPDFQHMANNQNVVPASVEAPNKSTIDMTKVPKFERPTSVNSPSTVKDGSVSNFQNNFSLPLYSAPLQESVTKDQTVGPSSSVVHVKQKSVDQSFDQAQKPHSLVKQGVANVPLEQNNAIPNSSNDDLEKQSSKMVLSTSNTSASSVYPPMTTHLGSSTMVYLPQPSGTIPTVAYVMKTPEMPSVGQKKPLEALGSSMPLSRKKQKLCGTSLDGSIEKYQLQQGNMGIKIPGRPNHVNVSKSAEISAQESDPHVVQVNQLPSTSSETLSSSATIQALNKHPEQYVQLPSSSFHMDTNYESLNSYPPTNFNSPGSLPRARLPDFQHMANNQNVVPASVEGATKYTINMTNVLKFERQTSVNCPSRVQDGPVSNFQNNSSLNLYIAPLQESATKDQTVGPSSSVVHVKQISSDQSFDQAQKPLTLVKQGVTNVPLEQKNAIPISSNEDVEKQSSKMVLSTSTTSASSVSPSMTTQLGSSTMVYLPASPGTIPTAANVRKTPVMPSVGQKKPLKALGSSMPPSRKKQKLCGPSSDRSIENFNDVTAVSGINLQEEEKQLLDSGPKKNSRVAIASRRVVPEEEAKTILQKIPLQRKLTEIMAKRGLKHIDHDVERCLSLCVEERMRGLLSNIIRISKQRTDAEKCRHQTFITSDIRKEINEMNRKAKEEWEKKHGGEEKAKNEENDFEKEDNHSRQVKAKKESDERRAKAANVAVHAAFGGDDMFSKWKFMAEARRNKSSTGPGRNSKKLSGEIGGTKSGKNLGLTEVRSISVKDVIAVLEKEPQMVRSTLLYRLYSRICSDV, encoded by the exons ATGGATCTCTCCATTGTAAAGCTCCTAGAAGAAGACGACAAG GGTGACTCTAAGCATTCGGAAGATGACATAAACCTATTTCAGGAAGCTCTGATTCGAGATATCGAAG GAATACATCAACCTCAGTGTACGAAACTGCCAAAGATGAGTAGCCAACAGGCTCATGGGGTGAAACATGGTCTTACACCAGCACGAGTTTCTGATTTGCTTCGTATCTTAGCAGACCTCAACAAAGATAGAAAGAGTCATTTTCAAAACCTGTATTGTAAACTCAAG AGAAAAGAAATTACAACAGATAGGCTCATACGACATCTGAAGGTTGCTGTTGGTGATCAGATGATCAGATCAGTTATTAGCAAACTGCATCAGCTACAACCG GGAAATATGGGGATCAAACGCCGAAACCATGACAAAGTGTCTAAACCTGCTG AAATCAGTGCTCAAGAATCTGCTCCTAGTGAAGTTCAATTTAACCAACCGCCTTCTACAGTTTCAGGCACCTTAAGCAGTTCAGCTACTGAGCAGGGATTAAATAAGCATCCCGAGCAATACATGCAGACTCATTCAAGTTCTTCTCATAAGGATACCAACTCGGGAAGTCTTAATTCATACCCAGGGACAAATTTCAGTTCTCCTCCTGGTTCAATGCCGAGAGCGAGACTTCCTGATTTCCAGCACATGGCTAACAATCAGAATGTGGTACCAGCCAGTGTTGAAGCACCGAACAAGTCTACGATAGACATGACGAAAGTACCCAAGTTTGAGAGGCCAACTTCTGTAAATAGTCCAAGTACGGTTAAGGATGGCTCTGTATCCAACTTCCAGAACAATTTTTCCCTGCCTCTATATTCTGCTCCTTTGCAAGAATCAGTCACCAAGGACCAGACAGTTGGCCCTTCTTCATCGGTGGTCCATGTGAAGCAGAAATCAGTTGATCAAAGTTTTGACCAGGCACAGAAGCCTCATTCTTTGGTGAAGCAAGGCGTGGCTAATGTTCCACTGGAACAGAACAATGCAATTCCAAATAGTTCAAATGATGACTTGGAGAAGCAGTCTTCTAAAATGGTTTTATCCACATCTAACACCTCTGCAAGCTCTGTTTATCCTCCAATGACAACACATCTGGGATCCAGCACGATG GTATATCTCCCTCAGCCATCTGGGACGATTCCCACAGTAGCTTACGTCATGAAGACACCGGAAATGCCGTCTGTTGGTCAGAAGAAACCTCTTGAGGCACTAGGTTCTTCGATGCCACTATCAAG aaagaagcaaaaactaTGTGGAACTTCTTTAGATGGAAGTATTGAAAAGTATCAGTTACAACAG GGAAATATGGGGATCAAAATACCTGGACGCCCAAACCATGTCAACGTGTCTAAATCTGCTG AAATCAGTGCTCAAGAATCTGATCCTCATGTAGTTCAAGTTAACCAACTGCCTTCTACAAGTTCAGAAACCTTAAGCAGTTCAGCTACTATTCAGGCATTAAATAAGCATCCCGAGCAATACGTGCAGCTCCCATCTAGTTCTTTTCATATGGATACCAACTATGAAAGTCTTAATTCATACCCACCGACAAATTTCAATTCTCCTGGTTCATTGCCGAGAGCGAGACTTCCTGATTTCCAGCACATGGCTAACAATCAGAATGTGGTACCAGCCAGTGTTGAAGGGGCGACCAAGTATACGATAAACATGACGAATGTGCTCAAGTTTGAGAGGCAAACTTCTGTAAATTGTCCAAGCAGGGTTCAGGATGGCCCTGTATCCAACTTCCAAAACAACTCATCCCTCAATCTATATATTGCTCCTTTGCAAGAATCAGCCACCAAGGACCAGACAGTGGGCCCTTCTTCATCAGTAGTCCATGTGAAGCAGATATCGAGTGATCAAAGTTTTGACCAGGCACAGAAGCCTCTAACATTGGTGAAGCAAGGCGTAACTAATGTTCCACTGGAACAGAAAAATGCTATTCCAATTAGTTCAAATGAGGACGTGGAGAAGCAGTCTTCTAAGATGGTTTTATCCACATCTACCACCTCTGCAAGCTCTGTTTCTCCTTCAATGACAACACAGCTGGGCTCTAGCACGATG GTATATCTCCCTGCCTCACCTGGGACCATTCCCACAGCAGCTAATGTCAGGAAGACACCGGTCATGCCTTCTGTTGGTCAGAAGAAACCTCTTAAGGCACTAGGTTCGTCGATGCCACCATCAAG aaagaagcaaaaacttTGTGGACCTTCTTCAGATCGaagtattgaaaattttaatgatGTCACTGCTGTCAGTGGCATCAATCTTCAG GAAGAGGAAAAACAATTATTAGATTCTGGGCCTAAAAAAAACAGTCGTGTTGCTATAGCATCTCGAAGAGTTGTGCCTGAAGAGGAAGCAAAAACGATTTTGCAGAAAATTCCACTGCAGAGAAAGCTGACAGAAATTA TGGCAAAACGTGGGTTAAAGCATATAGACCATGATGTAGAGCGGTGCTTGTCTCTG TGCGTGGAGGAAAGGATGCGGGGACTATTGTCGAATATAATACGAATATCAAAGCAG CGGACTGATGCTGAGAAGTGTAGACATCAGACTTTTATCACGTCTGATATCCGgaaagaaattaatgaaatgaATCGGAAGGCGAAGGAGGAATGGGAAAAGAAACATGGTGGAGAAGAAAAGGCTAAG aatgaagaaaatgattttgaaaaagaagaCAACCATTCCAGACAAGTGAAG GCAAAGAAGGAATCAGATGAGAGGAGAGCTAAGGCTGCAAATGTTGCTGTTCATGCAGCCTTTGGAGGAGATGATATGTTTTCAAAATGGAAATTTATGGCAGAAGCACGTCGGAATAAATCCTCTACAGGGCCAGGAAGAAACTCCAAGAAACTTTCTGGTGAAATTG
- the LOC104741377 gene encoding transcription initiation factor TFIID subunit 4-like isoform X2: protein MFQEALIRDIEGIHHPQCTKLPKMSSQQARGVEHGLIPARVSDLLRILTDLNKDRKNQFENLYCKLKRKEITTDRLIRHLKVAVGDQMIRSVISKLHQLQPGNMGIKRRNHDKVSKPAEISAQESAPSEVQFNQPPSTVSGTLSSSATEQGLNKHPEQYMQTHSSSSHKDTNSGSLNSYPGTNFSSPPGSMPRARLPDFQHMANNQNVVPASVEAPNKSTIDMTKVPKFERPTSVNSPSTVKDGSVSNFQNNFSLPLYSAPLQESVTKDQTVGPSSSVVHVKQKSVDQSFDQAQKPHSLVKQGVANVPLEQNNAIPNSSNDDLEKQSSKMVLSTSNTSASSVYPPMTTHLGSSTMVYLPQPSGTIPTVAYVMKTPEMPSVGQKKPLEALGSSMPLSRKKQKLCGTSLDGSIEKYQLQQGNMGIKIPGRPNHVNVSKSAEISAQESDPHVVQVNQLPSTSSETLSSSATIQALNKHPEQYVQLPSSSFHMDTNYESLNSYPPTNFNSPGSLPRARLPDFQHMANNQNVVPASVEGATKYTINMTNVLKFERQTSVNCPSRVQDGPVSNFQNNSSLNLYIAPLQESATKDQTVGPSSSVVHVKQISSDQSFDQAQKPLTLVKQGVTNVPLEQKNAIPISSNEDVEKQSSKMVLSTSTTSASSVSPSMTTQLGSSTMVYLPASPGTIPTAANVRKTPVMPSVGQKKPLKALGSSMPPSRKKQKLCGPSSDRSIENFNDVTAVSGINLQEEEKQLLDSGPKKNSRVAIASRRVVPEEEAKTILQKIPLQRKLTEIMAKRGLKHIDHDVERCLSLCVEERMRGLLSNIIRISKQRTDAEKCRHQTFITSDIRKEINEMNRKAKEEWEKKHGGEEKAKNEENDFEKEDNHSRQVKAKKESDERRAKAANVAVHAAFGGDDMFSKWKFMAEARRNKSSTGPGRNSKKLSGEIGGTKSGKNLGLTEVRSISVKDVIAVLEKEPQMVRSTLLYRLYSRICSDV, encoded by the exons ATGTTTCAGGAAGCTCTGATTCGAGATATCGAAG GAATACATCATCCTCAGTGTACGAAACTACCAAAGATGAGTAGCCAACAGGCTCGTGGAGTGGAACATGGTCTTATACCAGCACGAGTTTCTGATTTGCTTCGTATCTTAACAGACCTCAACAAAGATAGAAAGAATCAATTTGAAAACCTGTATTGTAAACTCAAG AGAAAAGAAATTACAACAGATAGGCTCATACGACATCTGAAGGTTGCTGTTGGTGATCAGATGATCAGATCAGTTATTAGCAAACTGCATCAGCTACAACCG GGAAATATGGGGATCAAACGCCGAAACCATGACAAAGTGTCTAAACCTGCTG AAATCAGTGCTCAAGAATCTGCTCCTAGTGAAGTTCAATTTAACCAACCGCCTTCTACAGTTTCAGGCACCTTAAGCAGTTCAGCTACTGAGCAGGGATTAAATAAGCATCCCGAGCAATACATGCAGACTCATTCAAGTTCTTCTCATAAGGATACCAACTCGGGAAGTCTTAATTCATACCCAGGGACAAATTTCAGTTCTCCTCCTGGTTCAATGCCGAGAGCGAGACTTCCTGATTTCCAGCACATGGCTAACAATCAGAATGTGGTACCAGCCAGTGTTGAAGCACCGAACAAGTCTACGATAGACATGACGAAAGTACCCAAGTTTGAGAGGCCAACTTCTGTAAATAGTCCAAGTACGGTTAAGGATGGCTCTGTATCCAACTTCCAGAACAATTTTTCCCTGCCTCTATATTCTGCTCCTTTGCAAGAATCAGTCACCAAGGACCAGACAGTTGGCCCTTCTTCATCGGTGGTCCATGTGAAGCAGAAATCAGTTGATCAAAGTTTTGACCAGGCACAGAAGCCTCATTCTTTGGTGAAGCAAGGCGTGGCTAATGTTCCACTGGAACAGAACAATGCAATTCCAAATAGTTCAAATGATGACTTGGAGAAGCAGTCTTCTAAAATGGTTTTATCCACATCTAACACCTCTGCAAGCTCTGTTTATCCTCCAATGACAACACATCTGGGATCCAGCACGATG GTATATCTCCCTCAGCCATCTGGGACGATTCCCACAGTAGCTTACGTCATGAAGACACCGGAAATGCCGTCTGTTGGTCAGAAGAAACCTCTTGAGGCACTAGGTTCTTCGATGCCACTATCAAG aaagaagcaaaaactaTGTGGAACTTCTTTAGATGGAAGTATTGAAAAGTATCAGTTACAACAG GGAAATATGGGGATCAAAATACCTGGACGCCCAAACCATGTCAACGTGTCTAAATCTGCTG AAATCAGTGCTCAAGAATCTGATCCTCATGTAGTTCAAGTTAACCAACTGCCTTCTACAAGTTCAGAAACCTTAAGCAGTTCAGCTACTATTCAGGCATTAAATAAGCATCCCGAGCAATACGTGCAGCTCCCATCTAGTTCTTTTCATATGGATACCAACTATGAAAGTCTTAATTCATACCCACCGACAAATTTCAATTCTCCTGGTTCATTGCCGAGAGCGAGACTTCCTGATTTCCAGCACATGGCTAACAATCAGAATGTGGTACCAGCCAGTGTTGAAGGGGCGACCAAGTATACGATAAACATGACGAATGTGCTCAAGTTTGAGAGGCAAACTTCTGTAAATTGTCCAAGCAGGGTTCAGGATGGCCCTGTATCCAACTTCCAAAACAACTCATCCCTCAATCTATATATTGCTCCTTTGCAAGAATCAGCCACCAAGGACCAGACAGTGGGCCCTTCTTCATCAGTAGTCCATGTGAAGCAGATATCGAGTGATCAAAGTTTTGACCAGGCACAGAAGCCTCTAACATTGGTGAAGCAAGGCGTAACTAATGTTCCACTGGAACAGAAAAATGCTATTCCAATTAGTTCAAATGAGGACGTGGAGAAGCAGTCTTCTAAGATGGTTTTATCCACATCTACCACCTCTGCAAGCTCTGTTTCTCCTTCAATGACAACACAGCTGGGCTCTAGCACGATG GTATATCTCCCTGCCTCACCTGGGACCATTCCCACAGCAGCTAATGTCAGGAAGACACCGGTCATGCCTTCTGTTGGTCAGAAGAAACCTCTTAAGGCACTAGGTTCGTCGATGCCACCATCAAG aaagaagcaaaaacttTGTGGACCTTCTTCAGATCGaagtattgaaaattttaatgatGTCACTGCTGTCAGTGGCATCAATCTTCAG GAAGAGGAAAAACAATTATTAGATTCTGGGCCTAAAAAAAACAGTCGTGTTGCTATAGCATCTCGAAGAGTTGTGCCTGAAGAGGAAGCAAAAACGATTTTGCAGAAAATTCCACTGCAGAGAAAGCTGACAGAAATTA TGGCAAAACGTGGGTTAAAGCATATAGACCATGATGTAGAGCGGTGCTTGTCTCTG TGCGTGGAGGAAAGGATGCGGGGACTATTGTCGAATATAATACGAATATCAAAGCAG CGGACTGATGCTGAGAAGTGTAGACATCAGACTTTTATCACGTCTGATATCCGgaaagaaattaatgaaatgaATCGGAAGGCGAAGGAGGAATGGGAAAAGAAACATGGTGGAGAAGAAAAGGCTAAG aatgaagaaaatgattttgaaaaagaagaCAACCATTCCAGACAAGTGAAG GCAAAGAAGGAATCAGATGAGAGGAGAGCTAAGGCTGCAAATGTTGCTGTTCATGCAGCCTTTGGAGGAGATGATATGTTTTCAAAATGGAAATTTATGGCAGAAGCACGTCGGAATAAATCCTCTACAGGGCCAGGAAGAAACTCCAAGAAACTTTCTGGTGAAATTG